A genomic window from Pocillopora verrucosa isolate sample1 chromosome 7, ASM3666991v2, whole genome shotgun sequence includes:
- the LOC131788975 gene encoding tetratricopeptide repeat protein 28-like — protein MGLAIEKDNKPLLHLLSKSQTLIESHECIMGNAKVDREKTEEGIRCNLLGIAHYNQGQFKTAIDYHQRHLEIAKEVGDKAGEGKSYANLGCAYDSLGQFKTAIDYHQRHLVIAKEVGDKAGEGYSYGNLGCAYLGLGQFKTAIDYHQRVLEIAKEVGDKAGEGYSYGNLGCAYGSLGQFKTAIDYHQRDLEIAKEVGDKAKEGYSYGNLGCAYRGLGQFKTAIDYHQRDLEIAKEVGDKAGEGKSYANLGCAYRGLGQFKTAIDYHQRDLEIAKEVGDKAGEGKSYGNLGCAYGSLGQFKTAIDYHQRHLEIAKEVGDKAGEGNSYGNLGCAYRGLGQFKTAIDYHQRHLEIAKEVGDKAGEGKSYANLGCAYHSLGQFKTAIDYHQRDLEIAKEVGDKAGEGYSYGNLGCAYRGLGQFKTAIDYHQRVLEIAKEVGDKAGEGKSYGNLGCTYDSLGQFKTAIDYHQRDLEIAKEMGDKAGEGKSYGNLGCAYDSLGQFKTAIDYHQRHLEIAKEVGDKAGEASSLCSLGSYFECQGNLKRASDCFHSSVEGFDSIRAGLRFNDQWKISYRNQHKSAYTGLWRINLIQNEFVNALIAAEKGRAQALKDLLDTKYQPQDSSRNSGSFLTLSFVPLGTVFMAISGPCVYYWVFISDNNVQLRKVHVNNYKYQRELEVFIQQLSRTALKEIDSRDAVKYENPSHDSLKAEEAANDMIQIDVRNSQLSALQKLYDIIVTPIADLIEGNELTVVPEGPFCLVPYAALEDSKSTYLSDLFRIRVLPSLTTLQLINDCPAEFHLKSGALLVGDPCFEEIIYQGRRLVQLPGARKEAEMIGRILSISPLIGEMATKDEVLKRLSSVALVHIAAHGKMETGEVILAPNTTRETPQPQEKDYLLTMKDVMEAGLRARLVVLSCCHSARGEVMAEGVVGVARAFLGAGARAVVVTLWAIADEGTLEFMSFFYDALAKGKKASEALNQAMKCLRKSETFKEVKYWAPFVLIGDDVTLDFNDI, from the exons atgggattggcc ATTGAGAAGGATAACAAACCTCTGCTTCACTTACTGAGCAAATCTCAAACATTAATAGAGAGCCACGAGTGTATTATGGGAAATGCCAAAGTCGACAGAGAAAAGACCGAAGAGGGAATCCGTTGTAACCTTCTAGGAATAGCTCATTATAATcaaggacagttcaaaacagcaatcgattaccatcaacgtcatctagaaattgctaaagaagtaggagacaaggccggagagggaaagagttatgccaatctcggctgcgcttatgatagtctaggacagttcaaaacagcaatcgattaccatcaacgtcatctagtaattgctaaagaagtgggagacaaggccggagagggatacagttatggcaatctcggctgcgcttatcttggtctaggacagttcaaaacagcaatcgattaccatcaacgtgttctagaaattgctaaagaagtgggagacaaggccggagagggatacagttatggcaatctcggctgcgcttatggtAGTCTAGgtcagttcaaaacagcaatcgattaccatcaacgtgatctagaaattgctaaagaagtgggagacaaggccaaAGAGGGAtacagttatggcaatctcggctgcgcttatcgtggtctaggacagttcaaaacagcaatcgattaccatcaacgtgatctagaaattgctaaagaagtgggagacaaggccggagagggaaagagttatgccaatcttggctgcgcttatcgtggtctaggacagttcaaaacagcaatcgattaccatcaacgtgatctagaaattgctaaagaagtgggagacaaggccggagagggaaagagttatggcaatctcggctgcgcttatggtagtctaggacagttcaaaacagcaatcgattaccatcaacgtcatctagaaattgctaaagaagtgggagacaaggccggagagggaaacagttatggcaatctcggctgcgcttatcgtggtctaggacagttcaaaacagcaatcgattaccatcaacgtcatctagaaattgctaaagaagtgggagacaaggccggagagggaaagagttatgccaatctcggctgcgcttatcatagtctaggacagttcaaaacagcaatcgattaccatcaacgtgatctagaaattgctaaagaagtgggagacaaggccggagagggatacagttatggcaatctcggctgcgcttatcgtggtctaggacagttcaaaacagcaatcgattaccatcaacgtgttctagaaattgctaaagaagtgggagacaaggccggagagggaaagagttatggcaatctcggctgcacttatgatagtctaggacagttcaaaacagcaatcgattaccatcaacgtgatctagaaattgctaaagaaatgggagacaaggccggagagggaaagagttatggcaatctcggctgcgcttatgatagtctaggacagttcaaaacagcaatcgattaccatcaacgccatctagaaattgctaaagaagtgggagacaaggctggagaggcaTCCTCACTCTGTTCTCTTGGAAGTTATtttgagtgccaaggaaatctCAAGAGGGCTTCTGACTGCTTTCACTCTTCTGTAGAGGGGTTTGATAGTATCAGGGCCGGTCTGCGAttcaacgatcagtggaagatttcttATCGTAATCAGCATAAAAGTGCATACACAGGCTTGTGGCGTATAAACCtaattcaaaatgaatttgtcaACGCTCTTATTGCCGCAGaaaaaggacgtgctcaagctctaAAAGATCTGCTAGACACAAAATACCAGCCCCAAGATTCTTCAAGGAACAGCGGCTCGTTCCTTACCCTGAGTTTTGTTCCATTAGGAACAGTTTTCATGGCTATCAGTGGACCGTGCGTTTACTACTGGGTTTTCATTAGCGACAATAATGTCCAGTTGAGAAAGGTACATGTCAACAATTATAAGTATCAGAGGGAATTGGAAGTTTTCATCCAGCAACTGAGCAGAACTGCCTTGAAGGAGATCGATTCAAGAGATGCTGTTAAATACGAAAATCCTTCCCATGACTCGCTGAAAGCGGAGGAAGCAGCGAATGATATGATTCAAATTGATGTAAGGAACTCGCAATTAAGTGCTCTACAGAAGCTTtatgacatcatcgttactcctattgctgatcTGATCGAAGGAAACGAGCTTACGGTTGTTCCTGAGGGACCATTTTGTCTTGTGCCTTACGCAGCATTGGAGGACTCGAAGTCAACTTATCTGAGTGATTTATTCAGAATCCGCGTGCTTCCGTCCCTGACGACCTTACAACTAATCAATGATTGCCCAGCTGAATTTCACCTGAAGAGCGGTGCATTGCTTGTTGGCGACCCATGTTTTGAAGAGATCATCTATCAAGGAAGGCGGTTGGTACAACTTCCGGGAGCAAGGAAAGAGGCGGAGATGATTGGACGAATCCTCAGTATTTCCCCTCTCattggagaaatggcaacaaaagatgaagtgttaaaacgactGTCATCAGTGGCTTTAGTACACATAGCAGCAcatggtaaaatggaaactggtgaagttatcctggcaccaaacaccacaagagaaaccCCTCAACCTCAAGAGAaggactatctactgacgatgaaagatgtcatggaGGCTGGGCTGCGGGCGCGACTGGTTGTtctaagctgttgtcacagtgctcgtggggaggtcatggccgagggtgtggttgGCGTCGCCCGAGCATTCTTGGGTGCTGGCGCTAGAGCTGTTGTGGTAACCCTGTGGGCGATTGCAGACGaaggaaccctggagttcatgagtttcttctacgatgcacttgctaaaggcaagaaggcaagtgaagctctcaatcaggccatgaagtgtttGAGAAAATCCGAAACCTTCAAGGAGGTGaagtactgggcaccatttgtactcattggtgatgacGTCACACTTGATTTCAACGACATCTAG
- the LOC131775297 gene encoding tetratricopeptide repeat protein 28-like, whose protein sequence is MIPRKRRAASLISKPPTKNQYEENCPEMNSRIVWITAADYTSGVNNNWPVDVCYVDKKCKLSRQCLHGALLVQRSKELATYGIGEIAKEVGTKAEEGGSYANLGCAYFGLGQFKRGIHYHQRGLEIAKEVGDKAGEAFSLCSLGKNFECEGNLKRAFDCFHSCVEAYDSIRAGLRFNDQWKIWYRNQHKSAYTGLWRIKLIQNEFVNALLAEEKGRAQALKDLLDTKYQPRDSSRNSGPFLTLSFVPTGTVFIAISGPCVYYWVFFGDDNVQLRKVHVNNYKYEEALEFFIEQLNKTALKEIDARDTVKCENLSHGSPKAEEAANNMIQVDVRYSQSSALQKLYDIIVTLIADLIEGNELTVVAEGQFCLVPYAALEDSKSTYLSDLFRIRVLPSLTTLQLINDCPAEFHLKSGALLVGDPCFEEIIYQGRRLVQLPGARKEAEMIGRILSISPLIGEMATKDEVLKRLSSVALVHIAAHGKMEAGEVILAPNTTRETPQPQEKDYLLTMKDVMEAGLRARLVVLSCCHSARGEVMAEGVVGIARAFLGAGARSVVVTLWAIADEGTPEFMSFFYDALAKGKKASEALNQAMKCLRESETFKEVKYWAPFVLIGDDVTLDFSDI, encoded by the exons ATGATACCAAGGAAGCGTAGAGCTGCTTCTTTGATAAGTAAACCACCAACTAAAAATCAATATGAGGAGAATTGCCCTGAGATGAACTCT AGAATTGTATGGATTACGGCAGCTGACTATACCTCGGGTGTCAACAATAACTGGCCCGTGGATGTTTGCTACGTAGATAAAAAGTGCAAGTTGAG CCGCCAGTGCTTGCATGGAGCTTTGCTTGTAcaaagaagcaaggagctggcTACATATGGGATTGGCG aaattgctaaagaagtgggaacaAAGGCCGAAGAGGGAGggagttatgccaatctcggctgcgcttattttggtctaggacagttcaaaagagGAATCCATTACCATCAACGgggtctagaaattgctaaagaagtgggggacaaggccggagaggcaTTCTCACTCTGCtctcttggaaaaaattttgagtgcGAAGGAAATCTCAAGAGGGCCTTTGACTGCTTTCACTCTTGTGTAGAGGCGTATGATAGTATCAGGGCCGGTCTGAGATttaacgatcagtggaagatttggTATCGTAATCAGCATAAAAGTGCATATACAGGATTGTGGCGTATAAAACtaattcaaaatgaatttgtcaACGCCCTTCTCGCTGAGGaaaaaggacgtgctcaagctctgaaAGATCTGCTGGACACAAAATATCAGCCCCGAGATTCTTCAAGGAACAGCGGCCCGTTCCTTACCCTGAGTTTTGTTCCAACAGGtacagttttcatagctatcAGTGGACCGTGCGTTTACTACTGGGTTTTCTTTGGCGACGATAATGTCCAGTTGAGAAAGGTACATGTCAACAATTATAAGTATGAAGAGGCACTGGAATTTTTCATCGAGCAATTGAATAAAACTGCCTTGAAGGAGATCGATGCAAGAGATACTGTTAAATGCGAAAATCTTTCCCATGGCTCGCCGAAAGCGGAGGAAGCAGCGAATAATATGATTCAAGTTGATGTAAGGTACTCACAATCAAGTGCTCTACAGAAGCTTtatgacatcatcgttactcTTATTGCGGATCTGATCGAAGGAAACGAGCTTACAGTTGTTGCTGAGGGGCAATTTTGTCTTGTGCCTTATGCAGCATTGGAGGACTCGAAGTCAACTTATCTGAGTGATTTATTCAGAATTCGCGTGCTTCCGTCCCTGACGACCTTACAACTAATCAATGATTGCCCAGCTGAATTTCACCTGAAGAGCGGTGCATTGCTTGTTGGCGACCCATGTTTCGAAGAGATCATCTATCAAGGAAGACGGTTGGTGCAACTTCCGGGAGCAAGGAAAGAGGCGGAGATGATTGGACGAATCCTCAGTATTTCCCCCCTCattggagaaatggcaacaaaagatgaagtgttaaaacgactCTCATCAGTGGCTTTAGTACACATAGCAGCACATGGTAAAATGGAAGCTGGtgaagttatcctggcaccaaacaccacaagagaaaccCCTCAGCCTCAAGAGAAGGACTATttactgacgatgaaagatgttATGGAGGCTGGACTGCGGGCGCGACTGGTTGTtctaagctgttgtcacagtgctcgtggggaggtcatggccgagggtgtggttgGCATCGCCCGAGCATTCTTGGGTGCTGGCgccagatctgttgtggtaaccttgtgggcgattgcAGACGAGGGAACCCcagagttcatgagtttcttctacgatgcacttgctaaaggcaagaaggcaagtgaagctctcaatcaggccatgaagtgtcTGAGAGAATCCGAAACCTTCAAGGAGGTGaagtactgggcaccatttgtactcattggtgatgacGTCACACTTGATTTCAGCGACATTTAG
- the LOC136282710 gene encoding peptidyl-prolyl cis-trans isomerase FKBP2-like — translation MFPPQLLVRKWFPQGTLRDGTQFDSSIPRGEPFVFTLGVGQVIKGWDQGLLNMCEGEKRKLVIPSDLGCGDRGAPPKIPGGATLVFEVELLKKD, via the exons ATGTTTCCTCCTCAACTCCTTGTGAGAAAATGGTTTCCTCAG gGTACTCTGAGGGACGGGACACAATTTGACAGCAGTATCCCTCGAGGAGAACCATTCGTGTTTACATTAGGAGTGGGACAAGTTATCAAAG gATGGGATCAAGGACTATTAAA TATGTGTGAAGGAGAAAAGAGGAAACTTGTAATCCCATCAGACCTTG GTTGTGGGGACAGAGGAGCTCCCCCTAAGATCCCAG gGGGCGCTACACTGGTATTTGAGGTTGAGCTGTTGAAGAAAGATTGA